The Desulfohalovibrio reitneri genome contains a region encoding:
- a CDS encoding DUF3047 domain-containing protein gives MPEVAGLRQECLPVLLANVPLPWDRGGSRNAKPFPQDIRTMRKTFFFLVFLCLVSPVSASGDASSIRIDFDNLDGFEHIEFPNNEPTVFEIVEKDDGSVLRMAANATMSGMLYDKTIDIYETPYMTWRWKVSNVYEKGDITEKDTDDSPLRIFLLFDTGPDFESFFARMKYNVFKTFYGDAAPRSSLIYMWGSQERDGRIIEDWESNLINLVLQQQGSGNVGKWMVERANLLEDYRQAFGMEPSHTARLMVSADSDDTEEEAVSCVDFIEFSAAPLPSANGEGIESGMKSPDEPGKDTSQAANASLANAASSE, from the coding sequence AGTCGCCGGTCTACGTCAAGAATGCCTCCCGGTTCTTCTTGCCAACGTCCCTTTGCCGTGGGATAGGGGAGGCTCCCGCAACGCCAAACCCTTTCCTCAAGATATCAGAACCATGCGCAAGACCTTCTTTTTTCTTGTTTTTCTTTGCCTAGTTTCGCCGGTTTCCGCGTCCGGGGATGCCTCGTCCATCCGTATTGACTTCGACAACCTCGACGGGTTCGAGCATATCGAGTTTCCCAATAACGAGCCCACGGTTTTCGAGATCGTGGAGAAGGACGACGGTTCGGTGCTTCGGATGGCGGCCAACGCCACCATGTCCGGCATGCTCTACGACAAGACGATCGACATTTACGAGACACCCTACATGACTTGGCGCTGGAAAGTGAGCAACGTCTACGAAAAGGGCGACATCACGGAGAAGGATACGGACGACAGCCCGTTGCGGATCTTTCTCCTGTTTGACACCGGTCCGGATTTCGAGAGCTTTTTCGCCCGCATGAAGTACAATGTTTTCAAGACGTTTTATGGCGACGCCGCTCCGCGCAGTTCCCTGATTTACATGTGGGGCAGTCAAGAGCGCGACGGCCGCATCATCGAGGATTGGGAGTCCAATCTCATCAACCTGGTTCTGCAGCAACAGGGCAGCGGGAACGTTGGCAAATGGATGGTTGAACGCGCCAACCTTCTGGAGGATTACCGCCAAGCCTTCGGCATGGAACCTTCCCATACCGCCCGCCTCATGGTCAGCGCCGATTCCGACGACACGGAGGAAGAGGCCGTATCCTGCGTCGATTTCATCGAGTTTTCCGCCGCTCCCTTGCCTTCGGCCAATGGGGAAGGCATAGAATCAGGTATGAAGTCCCCGGATGAACCGGGGAAGGATACCAGCCAAGCCGCCAACGCCAGTCTGGCCAACGCGGCTTCGTCCGAGTAA